The nucleotide window CGGCGTCTACTCGGCCGGGGCCTTCCTGTGCCTGTCGCTGCCGCCCCGCGTCGACTCCCCGGCCGGGGAGACGACGGGGGCGGACCCGCCGTCCGGGGCAGGTGTCACCCGGACGGCCGGGTGGCCTTGGCCGCCCGGAGGACGGCGGGGCGTCGGTCCGCTGGCGGCCGGCGGCGCGGTGCTGCCCGCGCTGCGCGCCAACTGCGCGCTCAAGGCGCTGACCGGGCTGCTCACCCTCTTCCTCGCCTTCGTGCTGCGGGAGCATCCGCTGGACGGGCTCGGCGCGGCGTTCTCCCTCGGCCTGCTCGCGGTCGCGGCGGGCGGCGGCAACGCGCTCGGCAACGTCCTCGGCGCGTGGCTGCGCGCCCGTACCCCGGAACGGATCGTCACCGTGGTCCTGGCGTCGGCGCTGGCCGTCACCGCCCTGGCCGCGGCCGGCTACGGCGCGGTGACGGTCACCCTGGCCGCCACCGTCGCCGGGCTGACGCAGGCGATGGGCAAACTCGCCCTCGACGCGCTGATCCAACGGGACGTGCCGGAGGCGGTGCGCACCTCCGCGTTCGCCCGTTCCGAGACCGCGCTCCAACTCGCCTGGGTCTTCGGCGGCGCCCTCGGCATCGTCCTCCCGCTGAACGGCACCGTGGGCCTCGCGGTGGGCGCCGCCCTGGTGGCCCTCGGCGCGGTGGTCTCGCTGCCCGGCCTGCTGACCGCGGGCCGCCGCGCCGCATGAACCCCGGGGTCGCCCCGGATCACGCGATCGGGCCCGGGCCCGGGCTCCGGACGGCCGCGTGGCGGCCCGGGGCCACGCGCCCGACCCGCGGGGCCCGCGGGTCGGGCGCGGCACGCCGCACCCCCGCGCGGCGCGGAGCGGACCGCCCGGTAGCCTTCAGGACCATGACCATTCGCCGCAGTGCCGCCGCCGTGGGTGCGGTCGCCGTCGGGCTCCTCGCCCTCTCCGCCTGCTCCAAGCCGACCCCGCTGGCGACCGTCACCGCGGGCTCGTCCTCCGT belongs to Streptantibioticus cattleyicolor NRRL 8057 = DSM 46488 and includes:
- a CDS encoding MFS transporter, which produces MSRVGGRRMSGSVRRAGRAVARAAGRAGGAVRGVIRRLTHAQGAGESGLGRLIEMHAVNQAGDMLVTVALASTVFFSVPTGQARGRVALYLLVTMAPFAVLAPVLGPVLDRVPHGRRVAMAVSMVARAVLAWAMASVVSAAGIGLYPAALGVLVAAKAMGVVRSAAVPRLLPPRISLVRANSRITLSGLLAGAVATPTGALLHLAGPAWPLYAAFGVYSAGAFLCLSLPPRVDSPAGETTGADPPSGAGVTRTAGWPWPPGGRRGVGPLAAGGAVLPALRANCALKALTGLLTLFLAFVLREHPLDGLGAAFSLGLLAVAAGGGNALGNVLGAWLRARTPERIVTVVLASALAVTALAAAGYGAVTVTLAATVAGLTQAMGKLALDALIQRDVPEAVRTSAFARSETALQLAWVFGGALGIVLPLNGTVGLAVGAALVALGAVVSLPGLLTAGRRAA